From a region of the Mercurialis annua linkage group LG1-X, ddMerAnnu1.2, whole genome shotgun sequence genome:
- the LOC126664226 gene encoding uncharacterized protein LOC126664226 isoform X3 yields the protein MEDCYHSMKRKELQALCKKHGLPANRTNFEMATRLTQILQAKGNSISEEASETKSVDEIKRVKKVKFSPDVETREYELSVYGKGARRITRGATLVNFPVSNESKETIAVSGKKRGQNGEDEKRITRRTSLVNPLLSNESKEINGVSRKKRGRSRGDEEMRSENDSRRVTRSRNVVDNQGTVSIIVERTETVVEEIKEDPKVVRRSRRNMDVSKDSEVMNVKGVRRVTRSSASSVTGQNEVGIKESIKGLGRKASKGKYGAPLDGEAGSYGKGVFQETKKPGRKGVLQGVAEDAVEDSLESVEDVQKASTPAVDPRRSRHRATTSNVGVSDELGISEAVQKDTQLIGKGVLKETRKRRRKGVLDGEVEDETKGSLETIKDVEKASIPAVHPRRSRRKTTVFNSNVGVSDECGIGEAVLKEKRLNDHLSGKDAYVTHEPSWTRSKVSRKSVECVGEVGQPRKNTAATRKGKDVGQGKLLNETVSGKGAHVIDKPRRSKKNAIALHMTASSNKMEEIADIVGKVEQQNEKAETVQDRQIDSTGDEFLSGNTPKRSTCHVAENDLVGSSAPIKSVGKKKQESISTVPITTKETTPTNISGKGPHRFTRSASRQHLIDVGKFGQQNEKTELMDVNIDELLVGNTPRHFTQHALNNDLVGSFGPSKSVETKQQNDSVRVSASSKHVEKKERSIIRVPVTMKDTTPINISGKGSCMSDELRRFTRSASRQLSTATFSEINTVSESGGKVVLENKIREMVQGNKIDVAIDEFSIEKTPGQSTGRVHRSGLIGPFASVGKKQQSILSRMSSVSKRTIPTNTSPPIEETGLIMKEASGERNYLVSNRHNDFETSEKGGKYKTIRRGKRNIASVGALTIHSDIGVQMDITSKLEETLEAAPLALKNSFTKEDTSKLAGESVYVSALLSDIGVEMDTSTTLEEFLIGDGSISVDSPPCQPLDVSAKFDNHDSAEVKGNTCDVMSFSDAFSSLSPSTAELENVPAEEELLLGEEECEVNDYVSIHSCEDIVFIDKGGCELNEADQDDTNVETEIKIQEVSLEIFNKNSTNDVDQETDGGSDFATEVKSASVQEDDVNCMERKEQEDTLDVNRHGGVPHDSQASPTFKAETFIEEVKDIHLESGGVVEESQNYFSTRVALTCPHSTCTIPDINDERQQGNLSLKISKQHQNVADKASTATNSIDEDTNEVLEEVPADALPQFNHEKLGDKNAGNTAITKNSSDEILCQEDFQDCIVSERGNSFNNSGGEQFLSEASSAQRIRDLSSEKVEDKDCGIEEIYDNKNSSIEDVVDGADAHYNLVGYMVENQSTHEEINIKKPEVEDKEVSGNYLVAKFGDYGGSQKVVAEVNSAGEESSDSQMAIKGMTIGKFAEAQLKFEQSRQVLGNETAECNPIMNLSFYDDCEEVATVLPQSTQQSNFLEAKNVELNSESTQSINSIDRVEEERMLFKASDSEVDSSTNFMGDHSDAKEAPEVPDTSIYDGMFENRKAAGETCMMVVDIQQQQNEGTSQTASIVKSDEVISVCFDGLPKSSNVELVTLSEAGLTNSGCLSSASDGVYNAAIQLEVMMVEPDSPNEEHVPYMDTGDVNAKVEVAKDGAGKLEDHMDGNGTNQGVEQESENRSLNQVESASICDGTFGNRKAADDEKCMMAVDIQQQQYEGTSQSESTVKPDKVISICLNGLQKRSNDDPITLSEAGFTDSRFLKNPSDGVHHAEIQFEIKMFKPNSPSVEHVPDMDTSVVDAKAGDTKKGAGEMEDNLEGKGTNQDAEKESENRSSSQVESSLNSNWEANMIYEKGEQDAGKSDEEHFKENLMSKNSEKVTPGEQEQTAKLGEVLEDNLTGDNSESFVQLHQDLVNDEKVEQGTEMNFGIDDIVSDEKIDNAPVINQEFLHIQNPEDKEVENTVFPAKEGVLAEVAYCGHGVREDVCVEDNGASMKIPIKNIDIQEEEGDGGAVQSDFWEDTLLEISKTHQLHKVISSSSQQQDDMPAELSTLADTYCAKPEDDLCSSSIQQITKAYYEELEEQLMKNDEVLTAEQTDVGQKAGGELNKFTESSTLGKNASVHQDVTEEELDLQQDPVNEGVSEDDNDCLAALNTFSPDNISKTPPAETEEPHSFEDISQLQHKLESDNTIKSAIDASPDHDRM from the exons ATGGAGGATTGTTATCATAGTATGAAGAGAAAAGAGTTGCAAGCACTATGCAAAAAGCATGGCCTTCCTGCTAATCGAACCAATTTCGAAATGGCGACACGTTTGACCCAAATTCTCCAG GCAAAGGGAAACTCAATTTCCGAAGAAGCTAGTGAGACAAAGTCTGTAGATGAGATAAAGAGAGTGAAGAAAGTAAAGTTCAGTCCTGACGTTGAAACACGTGAGTATGAGCTTTCCGTTTATGGAAAGGGAGCCCGTCGAATAACCAGGGGGGCTACTTTAGTTAATTTTCCTGTATCAAATGAATCTAAAGAAACCATTGCTGTTTCTGGAAAGAAACGAGGTCAAAACGGGGAAGATGAAAAACGAATAACCAGGAGGACTTCTCTAGTTAATCCTCTTCTATCAAATGAATCTAAAGAAATCAATGGTGTTTCTAGAAAGAAACGAGGTCGAAGCAGGGGAGATGAAGAGATGAGAAGTGAGAATGATTCAAGGAGGGTTACTCGGTCAAGGAATGTGGTTGATAACCAGGGCACTGTTTCTATCATAGTGGAGAGAACTGAAACAGTGGTTGAAGAAATCAAAGAGGATCCGAAAGTTGTTAGGAGGTCGAGAAGAAATATGGATGTTTCTAAAGATTCTGAGGTTATGAACGTTAAAGGAGTTCGTAGAGTTACAAGGTCTTCAGCTTCTTCAGTTACAGGGCAAAATGAAGTTGGGATAAAGGAGTCCATAAAGGGCTTAGGTAGAAAGGCATCTAAAGGAAAGTATGGTGCACCGCTTGATGGTGAGGCGGGAAGTTATGGAAAAGGGGTGTTCCAAGAGACTAAAAAGCCTGGGAGGAAAGGGGTATTACAGGGAGTTGCTGAAGATGCAGTGGAAGATTCTTTAGAAAGTGTAGAAGATGTTCAGAAGGCTTCTACACCTGCAGTTGATCCACGAAGGTCCAGGCATAGAGCTACTACCTCTAATGTTGGTGTTAGTGATGAGTTAGGAATAAGTGAAGCTGTGCAAAAGGATACACAATTGATTGGAAAGGGGGTGTTAAAAGAGACAAGGAAGCGTAGGAGGAAAGGGGTTTTAGATGGAGAGGTTGAAGATGAAACTAAAGGTTCTTTAGAAACTATAAAAGATGTTGAGAAGGCTTCTATACCTGCAGTTCATCCACGAAGGTCCAGGCGCAAAACTACCGTATTTAACTCTAATGTTGGTGTTAGTGATGAATGTGGGATAGGTGAAGCTGTGCTAAAGGAGAAGCGATTGAATGATCATCTTTCTGGCAAAGATGCTTATGTGACTCATGAACCAAGCTGGACTAGAAGTAAAGTTTCCAGGAAGTCTGTGGAGTGTGTAGGAGAAGTTGGGCAACCACGCAAAAATACTGCTGCAACAAGAAAAGGTAAAGATGTGGGACAAGGGAAGCTATTGAATGAAACTGTTTCAGGTAAAGGTGCTCACGTGATTGATAAACCTCGGAGGTCCAAAAAAAATGCTATTGCACTACATATGACAGCAAGTTCTAATAAAATGGAGGAAATTGCTGATATTGTTGGAAAGGTTGaacaacaaaatgaaaaagCTGAAACAGTTCAGGATAGACAAATTGATTCGACTGGTGATGAGTTTTTAAGTGGAAATACTCCAAAGCGTTCTACATGTCATGTAGCAGAAAATGACTTGGTTGGATCTTCTGCACCCATTAAATCTGTTGGGAAGAAGAAGCAAGAAAGCATATCAACAGTGCCAATTACAACTAAAGAAACTACTCCAACAAACATATCAGGAAAAGGTCCCCACAGATTCACAAGAAGTGCTTCTAGACAACATTTGATAGATGTTGGGAAGTTTGGGcaacaaaatgaaaaaactgAACTAATGGATGTGAATATTGATGAGTTGTTGGTTGGAAATACTCCAAGGCATTTTACACAACATGCCTTAAACAATGACTTGGTTGGATCGTTTGGACCCAGTAAATCTGTTGAAACGAAGCAACAAAATGACTCGGTTAGAGTTTCTGCATCTAGTAAACATGTTGAGAAGAAGGAAAGAAGCATAATAAGAGTGCCAGTTACAATGAAGGATACTACTCCAATAAACATATCAGGAAAAGGTTCTTGCATGAGCGATGAACTACGGAGGTTCACAAGGAGTGCTTCTAGACAGCTTTCGACAGCAACTTTCAGTGAAATAAATACGGTTTCTGAAAGTGGTGGGAAGGTTGTGCTAGAGAACAAAATTCGTGAAATGGTTCAAGGGAACAAAATTGATGTGGCTATTGATGAGTTTTCCATTGAAAAAACTCCAGGTCAATCTACTGGACGTGTACATAGATCTGGCTTAATTGGACCTTTTGCATCTGTTGGGAAGAAGCAACAAAGTATTTTATCAAGAATGTCAAGTGTGAGCAAACGAACTATTCCAACAAACACTTCACCACCAATTGAAGAAACTGGATTAATTATGAAAGAAGCTTCAGGAGAAAGAAATTATTTAGTCTCGAACAGGCATAATGATTTTGAAACCTCTGAGAAGGGAGGGAAATACAAAACCATACGTAGAGGAAAAAGAAACATTGCTTCAGTGGGTGCTTTGACTATACATTCTGACATTGGAGTACAGATGGACATTACATCAAAATTGGAGGAAACTCTGGAAGCAGCACCGCTTGCATTGAAAAATTCTTTCACAAAAGAGGATACATCAAAGCTTGCAGGAGAGTCTGTATATGTTTCTGCTTTGCTTTCTGACATTGGAGTAGAAATGGATACTTCAACAACTTTAGAGGAATTTCTTATTGGAGATGGCAGTATCAGCGTAGATAGCCCACCATGTCAGCCATTGGATGTCAGTGCAAAGTTCGATAATCATGATTCAGCTGAGGTTAAAGGAAACACTTGTGATGTGATGTCTTTCTCTGATGCCTTCTCATCTCTTTCTCCGTCAACAGCAG AATTGGAGAATGTGCCTGCTGAGGAAGAATTGTTATTAGGCGAAGAAGAATGTGAAGTGAATGATTATGTCAGTATTCATTCATGTGAAGACATTGTATTTATTGACAAGGGTGGATGTGAACTAAACGAGGCTGATCAGGACGATACAAATGTTGaaactgaaattaaaatacAAGAAGTCAGTTTAGAGATTTTTAATAAGAATAGCACCAATGACGTAGACCAGGAAACTGACGGTGGCAGTGATTTTGCAACTGAAGTTAAAAGTGCATCTGTTCAAGAAGATGACGTCAATTGTATGGAAAGGAAAGAACAGGAAGATACACTAGACGTGAATAGGCACGGAGGAGTACCTCATGATTCGCAAGCATCCCCCACTTTTAAAGCTGAGACTTTTATAGAGGAAGTCAAAGACATACACCTTGAAAGTGGTGGTGTTGTCGAAGAGAGCCAAAACTACTTTTCTACAAGAGTTGCTTTAACAT GCCCACATTCTACATGCACCATTCCTGATATTAATGATGAACGTCAACAAG GTAACTTGTCTTTGAAGATCAGTAAACAACATCAAA ATGTAGCAGACAAAGCATCAACCGCCACTAACTCTATTGATGAAGACACAAATGAAGTTCTGGAAGAAGTACCAGCAGATGCTTTACCCCAATTCAATCATGAGAAGCTGGGTGATAAAAATGCTGGGAACACTGCAATAACAAAAAACTCCAGTGATGAGATTTTGTGCCAAGAAGATTTTCAAGATTGCATAGTTAGTGAAAGAGGAAATAGTTTTAACAACAGTGGCGGTGAACAATTCTTGTCAGAAGCATCATCTGCTCAAAGGATCCGAGACCTGTCCTCTGAGAAGGTTGAGGATAAGGACTGCGGTATTGAAGAGATATATGACAATAAGAATAGCAGTATAGAGGATGTTGTGGATGGGGCAGATGCTCACTATAATCTTGTGGGGTATATGGTTGAAAATCAAAGCACGCATGAagagataaacattaaaaaacctGAAGTGGAAGATAAGGAGGTTTCAGGGAATTATTTGGTAGCAAAATTTGGGGATTATGGTGGTTCCCAAAAGGTTGTTGCAGAAGTGAACTCTGCAGGTGAAGAATCTAGTGATTCACAAATGGCAATAAAGGGAATGACTATTGGTAAGTTTGCGGAAGCACAATTGAAGTTTGAGCAGTCTCGTCAGGTTTTAGGGAATGAAACCGCAGAATGTAATCCGATAATGAACCTTTCCTTCTATGATGATTGCGAGGAAGTAGCTACTGTTTTGCCGCAGAGCACTCAACAAAGTAATTTTCTTGAGGCAAAGAATGTTGAATTGAATTCAGAATCTACCCAAAGCATTAATAGTATCGATAGAGTGGAGGAAGAAAGAATGCTATTTAAAGCAAGTGATTCTGAAGTTGACTCTTCTACAAACTTCATGGGCGATCACTCGGATGCTAAGGAAGCTCCAGAAGTTCCTGATACTAGTATTTATGATGGTATGTTTGAAAATAGAAAAGCAGCTGGTGAAACATGCATGATGGTAGTGGATATTCAGCAACAACAAAATGAAGGGACTTCACAAACGGCAAGCATAGTTAAGTCTGATGAAGTAATTTCTGTTTGTTTCGATGGCTTACCAAAAAGTAGCAATGTTGAGCTGGTTACTTTGTCTGAGGCTGGATTGACTAATTCTGGATGCCTCAGTAGTGCATCTGATGGAGTTTACAATGCTGCAATTCAACTTGAAGTGATGATGGTTGAGCCTGACAGTCCTAATGAGGAGCATGTGCCATATATGGACACAGGTGATGTAAATGCAAAAGTTGAAGTTGCCAAGGATGGAGCTGGAAAATTGGAAGATCATATGGATGGCAATGGTACTAACCAGGGTGTTGAGCAGGAATCAG AAAATAGATCATTGAATCAAGTTGAATCTGCCAGTATTTGTGACGGTACTTTTGGAAATAGAAAAGCAGCTGATGATGAAAAATGCATGATGGCAGTGGATATTCAGCAGCAGCAATATGAAGGGACTTCACAATCAGAAAGCACTGTTAAGCCTGATAAAGTGATTTCTATTTGTTTAAATGGGTTGCAAAAAAGGAGCAATGATGATCCGATTACTTTGTCTGAGGCTGGATTTACTGATTCCAGATTCCTCAAGAATCCATCTGATGGAGTTCACCATGCTGaaattcaatttgaaataaAGATGTTTAAGCCTAACAGTCCTAGTGTGGAACATGTGCCAGATATGGACACAAGTGTCGTAGATGCAAAAGCTGGAGACACAAAGAAAGGTGCTGGAGAAATGGAAGATAATTTGGAAGGCAAGGGTACTAACCAGGATGCTGAGAAGGAATCAG AAAATAGATCATCAAGTCAAGTTGAATCTTCCCTTAACTCCAACTGGGAGGCGAATATGATTTATGAGAAAGGAGAACAAGATGCTGGAAAATCTGATGAAGAACACTTTAAGGAGAATTTGATGAGCAAGAACTCTGAGAAGGTTACACCTGGAGAACAAGAGCAAACGGCAAAACTTGGTGAAGTCTTGGAAGACAATTTGACAGGTGATAATTCTGAGAGTTTTGTGCAGTTACACCAAGATTTAGTAAATGATGAAAAAGTTGAACAAGGAACTGAAATGAATTTTGGCATAGATGACATAGTTTCTGATGAAAAAATTGACAATGCACCTGTAATCAATCAAGAGTTCCTTCATATTCAGAATCCTGAGGATAAGGAGGTGGAAAATACCGTTTTTCCTGCAAAGGAAGGGGTTTTAGCAGAAGTTGCATATTGTGGCCATGGCGTCAGGGAAGATGTTTGTGTAGAAGACAATGGTGCTTCCATGAAAATACCCATCAAAAATATCGATATACAAGAAGAGGAAGGAGATGGAGGGGCTGTTCAATCAGACTTTTGGGAAGATACATTACTTGAAATTTCAAAGACTCATCAGCTACATAAGGTTATTTCAAGTTCTAGCCAACAGCAAGACGACATGCCAGCAGAACTTTCAACACTTGCAGATACCTATTGTGCTAAACCTGAAGATGATTTATGCAGTTCTTCCATACAACAAATTACAAAAGCTTATTATG AAGAGCTTGAGGAACAATTGATGAAGAATGATGAAGTACTTACAGCAGAACAAACTGATGTAGGTCAGAAAGCTGGTGGAGAACTAAATAAGTTTACAGAGAGTTCAACCTTGGGAAAAAATGCAAGTGTACATCAGGATGTAACTGAAGAGGAACTTGACTTGCAGCAAGATCCAGTTAATGAAGGAGTTTCTGAAGATGATAATGACTGTTTAGCTGCTCTCAACACATTCTCACCTGACAACATAAGCAAGACACCTCCTGCAGAGACCGAGGAACCACATAGTTTCGAAGATATTTCTCAACTCCAACATAAGCTGGAATCTGATAATACAATCAAGTCTGCTATTGACGCTTCTCCAGATCATG ATAGAATGTGA